From a single Bacillus gobiensis genomic region:
- a CDS encoding spore coat protein codes for MGKSYESPQHLAWHETLEVHELVAFQSIGLMKLKTAYPEVSEPVLQDIYKQAINDLSNNIRELLTFYPMAPRPEREEERNDNLPFYAGDLLALSKTAVRNYSIAITETATPALKQILTKQIIGAIDMHTKVYQYMYERGYYPSYDLKRLLQNDVNLAKKALSKPF; via the coding sequence ATGGGTAAATCGTATGAATCACCCCAGCACCTCGCCTGGCATGAGACATTGGAAGTTCATGAATTAGTTGCTTTTCAATCGATCGGACTTATGAAATTAAAAACAGCGTATCCTGAAGTGAGCGAACCAGTATTGCAAGATATATACAAACAAGCTATAAATGATTTGAGTAATAACATACGTGAACTTCTTACTTTTTATCCTATGGCGCCCCGCCCTGAAAGAGAAGAAGAGCGTAACGATAATCTACCGTTTTATGCGGGTGATTTGTTGGCTTTATCCAAAACGGCCGTTCGTAATTATTCTATTGCCATCACTGAAACAGCAACACCAGCATTAAAACAGATTTTAACAAAGCAGATAATTGGTGCAATAGATATGCATACAAAAGTTTATCAATACATGTATGAAAGGGGTTATTACCCTTCATACGATTTGAAAAGACTACTCCAAAATGATGTGAATCTGGCTAAAAAAGCTCTTTCTAAACCGTTTTAA